In Spinacia oleracea cultivar Varoflay chromosome 5, BTI_SOV_V1, whole genome shotgun sequence, a single window of DNA contains:
- the LOC110779084 gene encoding U-box domain-containing protein 4 has protein sequence MVSVEETHSNSTRIHSMYASFHSPSSLSSASSTRIWRERGRSMRTVRSTIFCPSPASSVGADRPPPHLPTGSNYVSENLTDSVMDIRLGELASRTAKSIKSSFADEDFGLLDDLSRSFSDYSVCSSDISGELQRLAATAAIGPGSGSGSGSRELDLDLEPEPCEGFLQRDSFSTEIIESISPEDLQPTVKLCVDSLASPSAAIKRSAAAKLRLLAKNRADNRVLIAESGAVPGLVPLLKSTDPWTQEHAVTALLNLSLHPDNKKPIAETSGAIKSLIYVLKTGTETSKQNAAAALMSLAMVDEETRLTIGASGAIPPLVALLINGASRGKKDALTTLYKLCSAKLNKERAVNAGVVTHLVALVDDQGSGMAEKAMVVLSSLACIEVGRSAIVEEGGIPALVEAVEESSSKGKEFAVVTLLQLCGESVRNRGLLVAEGGIPPLVALSQIGTARAKLKAETLLKILREPRKQEAASSSSP, from the exons ATGGTGTCGGTGGAAGAAACCCACTCTAATTCCACTCGAATACATTCTATGTACGCCAGTTTCCATTCTCCCTCTTCTTTATCCTCCGCTTCTTCCACCAGGATATGGCGGGAGAGAGGCCGCTCAATGAGAACCGTTCGCTCTACTATTTTCTGCCCTTCCCCCGCGTCTAGCGTTGGCGCCGATCGTCCGCCGCCGCATCTTCCCACAGGGAGCAACTACGTGTCCGAAAATCTCACTGACTCTGTCATGGACATCCGCCTCGGGGAGCTCGCCTCACGGACGGCCAAGTCAATTAAATCTTCTTTTGCCGATGAGGATTTCGGTCTCCTCGACGACCTTTCACGCTCTTTTAGCGACTATTCCGTTTGCAGTAGCGATATCTCCGGTGAGCTTCAACGGCTTGCCGCGACGGCTGCTATTGGGCCGGGTTCAGGGTCGGGTTCTGGATCGAGGGAGCTGGATCTGGACCTAGAGCCTGAGCCCTGTGAGGGGTTTCTGCAGAGGGACAGTTTCTCGACGGAGATAATCGAGAGTATTTCGCCGGAGGATTTGCAGCCGACGGTGAAACTGTGTGTAGATAGTTTAGCCTCGCCGTCCGCTGCGATCAAGCGGTCGGCGGCGGCGAAGCTACGGCTATTGGCGAAGAACCGGgctgataaccgggttttgatCGCGGAATCGGGTGCCGTCCCGGGTCTTGTGCCATTACTGAAGTCTACCGACCCGTGGACGCAAGAACACGCTGTCACGGCTCTTTTGAATTTGTCTCTTCATCCGGATAACAAGAAACCGATTGCGGAAACCTCGGGTGCGATCAAGTCTCTCATCTATGTATTGAAGACGGGGACCGAAACCTCAAAACAAAACGCAGCTGCTGCGTTGATGAGTTTGGCTATGGTAGACGAGGAGACGCGCCTTACAATTGGAGCCAGCGGGGCGATTCCGCCTTTGGTGGCGCTCCTTATTAATGGAGCTTCCAGAGGGAAGAAGGACGCGCTGACTACGCTTTATAAGCTGTGTTCTGCGAAGCTGAATAAGGAGAGAGCGGTGAATGCTGGCGTGGTCACCCATTTGGTAGCCCTTGTGGATGATCAGGGGAGCGGGATGGCGGAGAAGGCGATGGTAGTGTTAAGTAGCTTGGCGTGTATTGAGGTGGGTCGGTCGGCGATTGTGGAGGAAGGTGGGATTCCAGCGTTGGTAGAGGCGGTGGAGGAGAGCTCATCGAAAGGGAAAGAGTTTGCAGTGGTGACATTGTTGCAGTTGTGTGGGGAGAGTGTTAGAAATAGAGGGTTGTTGGTAGCTGAAGGCGGTATTCCTCCTCTTGTGGCTTTGTCTCAGATTGGCACTGCCCGCGCTAAGCTTAAG GCTGAAACCCTTCTTAAAATCTTGAGGGAGCCAAGGAAACAAGAGGCAGCTTCATCATCAAGTCCTTAA